The Cygnus atratus isolate AKBS03 ecotype Queensland, Australia chromosome 2, CAtr_DNAZoo_HiC_assembly, whole genome shotgun sequence genome window below encodes:
- the TRIB1 gene encoding tribbles homolog 1, protein MSRPAPPPPRRAAALLLPAARCRSAPAKRLPPLPDGPAEEAPASKWPRLAECPAGPPDCLSAPSSPCAPSSPAGGAAGPSLIASYLLLPLAEREQVSRALSVSSGRELRCKVFPLKHYQDKIRPYIQLPSHRNITGVVEVILGDTKAYVFFEKDFGDMHSYVRSCKRLREEEAARLFKQIVSAVAHCHQSAIVLGDLKLRKFVFSNEERTQLRLESLEDTHIIKGEDDALSDKHGCPAYVSPEILNTTGTYSGKSADVWSLGVMLYTLLVGRYPFHDSDPSTLFSKIRRGQFCIPDHVSPKARCLIRSLLRREPSERLTAPEILLHPWFEAVVEPGYTDQETGTSDQIVPEYHGDNDDISSFFC, encoded by the exons ATGAGCCGCCCGGCTCCTCCGCCGCCTCGCCGGGCCGCCGCGCTCCTCCTGCCGGCCGCCCGCTGCCGCAGCGCCCCGGCCAAGCGCCTGCCGCCGCTCCCCGACGGCCCCGCCGAGGAGGCTCCGGCCTCCAAGTGGCCTCGCCTGGCCGAGTGCCCCGCAGGCCCCCCGGATTGCCTCAGCGCCCCTTCTTCGCCCTGCGCCCCGTCCTCGCCCGCcggaggggcggcggggcccaGCCTCATCGCCTCCtacctgctgctgccgctggcCGAGCGGGAGCAGGTGTCGAGGGCGCTGAGCGTCAGCTCCGGCAGGGAGCTTCGCTGTAAG GTGTTCCCTCTCAAACACTACCAGGACAAGATCCGGCCTTACATCCAGCTGCCGTCGCACCGGAACATCACCGGGGTGGTGGAAGTGATCCTCGGGGACACCAAGGCCTATGTCTTCTTCGAAAAGGACTTTGGGGACATGCACTCCTATGTGAGGAGCTGcaagaggctgagggaagaggaggctgcCCGGCTCTTCAAGCAGATCGTCTCGGCTGTAGCTCACTGCCACCAGTCGGCCATCGTCCTCGGTGACCTCAAGCTCAGGAAATTTGTCTTCTCCAATGAAGAAAG GACTCAGCTGAGGCTGGAGAGCCTGGAGGACACGCACATCATCAAAGGCGAAGACGACGCGCTCTCAGATAAACACGGCTGTCCCGCCTACGTCAGCCCCGAGATCCTCAACACGACGGGGACTTACTCGGGGAAGTCGGCCGACGTGTGGAGTTTGGGAGTGATGCTCTACACCCTGCTCGTGGGACGCTATCCCTTCCATGACTCGGACCCTAGTACTCTGTTTTCCAAAATCCGCCGTGGACAGTTCTGTATTCCTGACCACGTCTCCCCCAAAGCCCGATGCCTCATCCGCAGCCTCCTGAGGCGGGAGCCCTCCGAAAGACTCACAGCTCCGGAGATCTTGCTTCATCCTTGGTTCGAGGCGGTCGTGGAGCCTGGATATACAGACCAGGAGACGGGAACTTCTGATCAAATTGTTCCAGAATACCATGGAGACAATGACGATATTAGTTCCTTCTTCTGCTAA